The DNA region accgtcacttcaggtctcactcctgatatatcaaaacaacctacacttcatgatcaggtccattattctctcaggattaagagttcatgtaaataaaagtcgtgagatttattattcatttgacagtcattaggagaataataaatctcacagcggtcctgttcaatatgttttaactcttaaaacatatcaacatatcaactagaagtctccacttccatgatcaagacaaatcatcttagttgacacgttatagtcttcacagatgaaatgcccaatttcatcaccaactacgaactataaattctgagtttacaaagaacttgtgatttacatcttctgtaacttttcacataaatcacatacaatgcatctcatggactatatgataatgtcccatattcatgttaccattattttagataataatcaaataactttatcaaacacaatattaagtcatacatcatgtcatacataatgtcatacataatatcatacatagcatcatacaataggatttaagggcacaaatcctaacaccgtctactatgtggacttgatatATTTTCATCCTACTTGGGACGACccgtccactatatggacttgatagattttcatcctacttgggatgatccgtcccaTATGTGGACTTCgtaaattttcatccttcttgggatgatccgtccagtaTCTGGACTTGATAAAATTTCATCCATCTAGGGACGATTCGTCCAGTATGTGGACTTAATAGATTTTATCCTACTtgggatgatccatccactatATGGACTTGATAAAACCTAAGCAAAATACATTCCATATGCTCcgaataaactcctcttattataatGGATAGGTAGaatattgtttataaaaaataagaaaatcgCCTTTTAGGCTCTAAAAGTACttgtaggaaataaaaactataacTATCTGCTGGAAAAGATAAACTAGAAATGAGGAGGGTGATGCTGCTGTTGTCTTCGTTCTTTGTCTACtagtagtacttcttcaggtgctcagTATTCCATGGATGACTCAACTTTTTCCCGTCTAGTGTCTCTAAGTAGTAtgttcccttcctatgccatgaaacGATCCTGTATGGTCCTTCTCAGTTAGGTCTTAGCTTCCCCTGGGAGGCATCTTTTGTAGTGCCGAGTACTCTTCTTAAGACAAAATCTCCAATCTAGAAGTCCCTGTGCATGAActtagagttgtaatgtttcGCCATCAGGTCCTGGTATCGCGCTAGTCTCTGCTTTGCTGTTGCCCTGACTTCGTCCACAAGATCGAGCTGCAAACGCATGGCTTCGTCATTTTTGCTCTTGTCGTAATTCCTAACCCAGTAGCTTGTTAGCCCCACTTCTGTCGGTATGACGGCCTCACTACCATACGCCAATCAGAACGGTGTTTCCCCAGTCGGTGTTCTTACCGTTATCATGTacgcccataaaacacttggtaattcatccggccatatgccctttacCCCCTCGAGCTGAGTCTTGATAATCTTGAGCAAGGACCGGTTCATGACTTCAACCTATCCATTGGCCTGCGGGTGGACGAGTAGTGGTTCTTAATCCCTAGCTGGGAACAAAAATCTCTGAATgcgtcgttgtcgaattgctttcCATTGTCTAAAACTAGCACTCTCGGAATACCATACTTGCAAATAATATTCCTCTATACAAAACTTCAGATATTCTTCTCCGTGATAGTGGCCAAAGCCTCcgcttccacccatttagtgaagtagtcaatgCCAACTACTAAGAACTTCAACTTCCTTACCGTTGTTGGGAACgggcccatgatgtctaattctcattgtgcgaatggccatggggccgtcataggGGTAAGCTCTTCCGTTGGTTGCCTTATGAAATTGCCAAATCGTTGGCACTTGTCGCAGGCTCTGAAATATGTGtcggcatccttctgcattgttggccaatagtatcttgcacggagtagcttgtgcaccaaaGACCTAGATCCCGAATGGTTGCCGCAAACTCCTTTATGGACCTCCCTTATGACGTAGTCCGCCTCTTCGTGGTCGAGGCATCTCAGGTAAGGTCGGGAGAATCTTCTTTTGTATAGGACATCTTTAATCAAAACGAACCAggcagctttaaccttcaactttcttGCGGCCTCTTTGTCGTCTAGCAGTTTGCTGTCTTTTAGATATGCGGTTATTGGAGTCATCCAATAGTGCTCACTACTTACCTCCTGTACGCCAGTACCATCTATCAGAGATGAGAGTTGAACGAAGGACAATACTTGGTCGGGGATGATCATGGGTTCTGTGGAAGCTGCTTTTGCTAATCTGTCGGCATCTTGGTTCtcttcccttgggatttgaaccaaCTTGATCTGGGGGTtactcgttcgacccttcacttccttgagataccttttcatcctttcattcttgCTTTCGTAGCTTCTATCAACTTGACTGGTCACGACTTGAGAATCAGAGTATACGACCATACTTTTAGCTCCTGTAGCTATTGCGAGGTCCAGTCCTGCTATTAAGGCTTTGTATTCCGCTTCGTTATTGGTGATAGAGAAGTCCCGAAggatcatgcattcgatcttatctccttccggggtgtggagtaccaCTCCGGCCCCTCCAGCATGTttattggaagatccgtctgtaTGGATTCTCCACGCGGGAGTCTCCTCTGCCCTTAGTCTTTCATGATAGTGAACTCAGCAATGAAGTCTGCTAATATCTATCTCTTCACAGTTGCTCATGGTTGGTACCAAATATCGAACTCACTAAGCTTGACCGCCCACAATGCCATCCATCCAGCAGCTTCGAGGCCACTCATTGCTCTTCGTAGGGGTTTATCGgtcaggacatttatggtatgtgcttgaaagtatggtttgagtttCCGTGCCGTGGTCACATATGAAGGCAAGCTTTTCCATCTGAAGGTACctctcttctgctcctctcagtgCTCAGCTTATAAAATACACAGGCCTTTGTACCTTACCTTCCTCTCTAATAAGAGCCGCACTGATGGCTGCTGAGGAGATGGCAAGGTATAAGAATAATTCTTCCCTCGGCATGGATGGGCTGAGTAACGGCGGAGCGGAGAGATACGCctttaaatcttcaaatgccttttggcactcgtTCGTCCATTCAAATGATCTTCTCAGCGTGCGGAAGAAGGGGAGACATTTGTCTGTTGCCCTTGATACAAATCTGTTCAAGGCTGCTATCTTGCCGTTCAAACTTTGCACCTCCTTTACCATCTTTGGAGGAGCTAGTTCTATTATTGCCTTCACCTTCTCCGGGTTGACCTCGATGCCCCTTTAGGacaccataaatcccaagaactttcctaCGGTTACCTTGAACGCGCACTTGCTCGGATTCAGCTCTATTTTATATGAccgaagagtgtcgaaagtctcctggaggtcgcTCATGTGATCAGACTCCCGAATGcttttcaccagcatgtcgtctacgTAAACCTACACGTTTCTCCCAATCTGGTgcgtgaacatcttgttcatcaatctctgatatgtggctcctgcattcttaagtccgaagggcattactttgtagcagaaTGCCAACCAATCTGGGTAGTATACTTCACGTATGAAGTCTGCTTCCTGTAACTTATGTACTTCCTCGGCTATGGCTCGATTTCGTTCAGGGGCGAACACTCGCTTCTTCTGTCGGACAGGAGAGAATATGGGTGATACGTTCAACCTGTGGATCATGACTGACGGGTCAATCCTCGGAATGTCCTTGTGACTCCATGtaaaaacatcttggttttcctAGAGGAACATTGCAAGTGCTTGCCAAACTGCTTGGCTGGCCAAGGTACTGATTCTTGTGGTCCGTTCGGGCCTAGAATCGTCGAGGGGTACTTCTTCTAATTCCTCCACCGATTCTGCTATCGTCCGCTATTCTTCTATGCTCATTATATGCATGTGgtcgtccatctccatcatggccatgTAGCACTCCCGTGCGAGAGTGTGCGGCTACCTGATTTTCGCGCAGCTCTCCAACCCCGTACTCAATTGGGAATTTGATCATCAAAGGGTAGGTTGAAGTTATAGCTTTCCATGCGTTGAGAGTAGGTTGTCCGAGGATAGCATTGTAGGCTGATGAGTAATCAACTACAAGAAACACCACATCCCTGGTGATCTGCTGGGGGTAATCTCCCACCGTGATGGACAGTGTGATAATGCCAAGGGGGTAGACCCTTGTTCCTCTGAAACCGACGAGGGGTGCTTTTGTGGGAACCAATCGCTCTCTTCCAATCCCCATCTGTTGGAGTGCGGGGTAGTATAGGATATCAGCTGAGCTTCCGTTGTCAACCAAAACTCAGTGCATATTGTAATCTCCTACTTGCAAAGTCACAACAATCGCGTCATCATGCGGGTGGTGGAGACGCCACGCATCCTCCTCTGAAAACTCGACGACTAGGTTGCTGATCCGTCTCATCTTCGGTATTGTACCTGCTAGTTGGACACTATGAACCATCCTTAGGTACATTTTACCGGCCTTTTTGGATGAGCTCAATGCTGCTGTGCCCCTAATGATCATTCTTATGTCTCTTATCAGGGGCCTTGGGCGCTCGTTTTCCCGTCGAGGAGCTGGGTCTTGTGGTGGGTTTGTCCTATTCTTGCTAACGAACCTCTGAAGCTTTCCTTGCCTGATAAGGGCTTCAATCTGTTGCTTCAGGTCATAGCAGTCGGCcgtatcgtggccatgatcaCAATGAAAACGACAATATGTATCCCTTGATCTAATATTCAGGCCTCCTTTCAATTTGCCAGGAAAAGTCAAGGATCCTTCATCCTTAATTTGCATCAGCACTTGATCATTGGTGCGGTCAGCGGGGTAAAGCTTGTGAACTTACCTGTAGGTGGCTTGAAGCGTCTATCCTCCCGTCGTTCCCTTGTTCTGGCCATCTTCCATCCTCTGTCTACCTGTGTATCTTCCTGTCTCTCCCAATTTCTAGGCTTTTCTTCCCTAGCCAGTAATGCATCTTCcgcgttcatgtacttggttGCCCTGTAAAGCACATTCGACATAGTCTTCGGGTCGTTCTTATATAGGGAGAAGAGAAACTTACCCTTCCGCAACCCGTTGGTGAACGCAGCCACTAGTATCTTGTCGTtcgcctcgtctatcgagagagCCTATTTGTTGAAGCAGGATATGTATGACCTTAGTGTCTCGTCTTCCCGTTGCCTAATGCTCATCAAACAGGCTGTGGACTTCTTATATCGGTGGCCCCCAATAAAGTGTGACATGAATTGAGCGCCTAACTCCTTTAAAGTGCTAATCGAATTGAGCGTCAGTCTGCTATACCATATCCTCGCATTCCTTCAGCGTAGTGGGGAAGGCCCTGGACATGATCTCATCCGGCACACCTTGAAGGTGCATTATGGTCTTGAAAGATTCTAGGTGGTCTAAGGGGTCCTTGGACCCGTCATAACTCTCCACTTGAGGCATGTGAAACTTTgggggaagggggcatgaactgACAGGTGCTGTGAAAGGAGAATCAGTTCACTGGACCAAGTCATCAAGGTCACTGGATACTCGACCTTTGAGggcattcatcatcacatccatctgttccctcatcatctgcatcttAGTGGCTATGTGAGGAGGGAGAATGTTCGAGAAAGATGGCCGGTTGGTGTCCTACCTCTCCGGTCTGCTCAGAGCGTGGCTACCCTCAGGTCCTTCCTGATTCCTCCTTTCAGCACTTGTcccttcctggtcttcctcttgTGTGCCAAGGTGCGCATTCCTTTGCCGCAACTGCTCCTCCAAATCATGATTTTGCTTGGTTAGGCGCTCAACCGCTGCCGCgagcgtttggacttgcctctccgAGGCCGTGGTGTGCGGTTCGTCACCCTAATcgttggttgttgccatcgatcgagtgagtaccatgtaactttttgtctcaaggataaagcaaaggctgATTACTCGTTagctttcccacagacggcgccaattgatgatgccaaaaaatcaccaataagccgCACGCTCTCACAAACCAAAACAATACCTACAAAACGAAAAGAGAAGACTtcacagagagcaccggtgtggtgtcgaccaaaaaccctccgaaggtcaagttagaatttttcGCAACCCTAGAATGCTAGAGTTgagtgaattatgcgtaccgtgatttgtgagggttttgtgGTATTTATAGTGGTGTAGGGTTAACATCCATGCTTTCcccttcaatatatataaatatatatatatatatatatatatatatatatatatatatatatatatataaaattctagAATGagccatcaaaaaaaaaaatctgtgatTTGGCTTAAGTCTTCAGTCCGTTTtgtacatatatgtatatattatagatatatAATAAGCCAA from Castanea sativa cultivar Marrone di Chiusa Pesio chromosome 6, ASM4071231v1 includes:
- the LOC142639697 gene encoding uncharacterized protein LOC142639697, with protein sequence MSNVLYRATKYMNAEDALLAREEKPRNWERQEDTQVDRGWKMARTRERREDRRFKPPTGGLNIRSRDTYCRFHCDHGHDTADCYDLKQQIEALIRQGKLQRFVSKNRTNPPQDPAPRRENERPRPLIRDIRMIIRGTAALSSSKKAGKMYLRMVHSVQLAGTIPKMRRISNLVVEFSEEDAWRLHHPHDDAIVVTLQVGDYNMH